The Anopheles coluzzii chromosome 2, AcolN3, whole genome shotgun sequence genome window below encodes:
- the LOC120953245 gene encoding mucin-19-like isoform X2 — MFTTFIGLIDIQSWWEVPCIAHFCSLFSTTFQLPRFDIEDLEEALLTDADAEGEVDLKVYTARLLPELIVALLKGCDALAQIGSHISPSNYQMFLRRLFRQKCQEYNVDNPFNTDIDFEKLPLRTKITILKYLCDFRLDSEHVSSTFADYDADSLRLEPIGYDRNGSSYWHFFGTRLYREDYVSGGGKSKAAKSPVWQVICFTEEDWRNLANKLDNSTNAKERTLHELLVENFLPYIPKLFRDKERERRNRLFERPRSTRIKQLQEVKNLRQQEQLQKEQQQLLLEEEEINRESSSNLTEVQQNTLVPPAPKRAELLSEARAKRAERRSRSNSVTSIVSPTASSPDEASLLTRDFIFQPRKENAFRSRANSPYLYDSATNLSGSTSPSVGPRLGRARLYSAAARRSATGSVSPTSLARSSSVESYARSERSYTSSSRSRSVESDGGHHATADAAIYNDSYYIVSRREDSESVHSFSDTEAENNINSGNTDTNSKQHHHHQLVEQSEPAVIKPLCQQRQQTKAEQKAERRPVRAVSAEVEKLLRFNQIMAPTATKLPGRQTNNSLSSVTGPVILPFSEGPAAKGATPNGGNSGGKGSDAAASATNQGRKKKGKSTNVFTETDEVLQIGMHKVLESIKNHDDAWPFMDPVDEDIAPKYYSIIRRPMDLQKMEEKLDNGEYMIFSDFQNDFKLIVNNCRLYNGQANEYTEMVNNLQIAFERARKKYFDENSSDEELMSHEYPDVSRANAAFKEKPSSKDSIKSTSSDAMNGRGQPHSKGTPKDTGKREAGSKDRSKKGGGSGGNGNNNISAKSSSSSSNANSKDNSDGGGDSPSLQGKDKPCKESKAKSVKSGTSAGSDKKGGKNVTSEKKEPSAPAAGGTGSKKNKANKQQPEVDSEPEPDPEPPEKDKSASRVNNKTVKRKRKEKEKGDKVKSKKLKTEASDHSDGEDGLQRDEDRVNVKSEEEPDWCEPERKRYKKDHHGDVEEDEPATTPLQAGDGSGMRLAGGKMDDLKEEQEEEDFPVYESKKKAAVKALQEKEKKKNSSKVKKEEKKVNKPPKGGKGKDAKRESFSPVRQRSMSRTPSPSQENSSPFSKQSPHGSLSPKKKECTSSDVGGGVVEKTGSKKGKDKSGSEADGKQHKKGSSAVKAGAGISVAKLDKKTKKSGALASASKGGGKGRQKKAGGKQKSSPVERVDEGSECEEEADHNARHEPGPMDTNGERNDEASDMSDFEDIDNMRVKPHDTSIEEEEDGGGGEREPAAKKSSDKSKNKKNKTSKKNVGKAGGAGGEHHRAKKSGGSKSKQKGKDKKMDKKSHKRDKAGKGKKKSKSSSDDRAHGDDREATSSGGEDEEGADGGEGRVEYLGDASKSASKPMQKQSRDSRLAAATRSMSRSPSPARSYCSDGRSARDSGEGEDDLPKQAHDSTLPPTRSITPDIKDKFDLIKERRNRAAAAAAAAAESKAKAKQAKAKGKEAGSSGKKGKSSTKGGGGSNRGQKHAVEEDSSVNASASPSSAGAKQQQKKHQHVCDPEDGSKPSSESKSSSKGTTSGGGSKGKKNRDKSTANGGESSNAKPGDKKHSRPGAASADSTKKVDRSNEYDFVDDGPDTKLDKNHAKSALAASGGSSKAGKKSTSATATAAGPTGSTAQRHPKANSKTIPPPTGKTSKTPATAAGGGGGSAAGANMEELELETEQTLKDINKWLENTPRFPEYSSASNSPSRYIMDDFDTVPVKIEPADFRKPIPLSQLPAANEAAASPLRGASPGLATIAAPPKAFSPRSAASSKEPSGTAAGAGKQATGSTTPSASHAKDASKGEPAGSDSAGALKDSTNSTAAATGSKPAGPTSHTLLGPPPIIPPHSQKKEPKEPKRKSLKEKLCQLGAGGRKRDLHHHRTTIDRLQPGKAKGNLIGTIQNLNKPDELFPLGAGGGAGAGGSGAAGSGALNKVKEVKNSLIVKTDESKPKLSLGTVLNTEGFGIVQQHNFADDEDDPKRSSSLLKKDEDAEEDELLIGTAAIGAVKPLISALKTAALAITGGSSPAGSREGGSLSKKDEPSNTTAAGEKPEPASDLAVAGESKSSTVSSAADKLFSLEDGKPGKAEEAAGKDALKGKDKPSATPNLNAWIKAFGAPKKPKKSDDTDEPGKASPASDKSKPNENTSTHPSSNESSSGIGSLPTIPGSLESPSYPTLPTVPRQRKASTGSTVSERSSYSQDPDSPRIGIDERLGAYPAPYPSPIGASPIMTSPKLDDTQKSPYHPLNGAIKVGFYQDTTQKSSPEKSCSPRDLPSPYPQYSQHLYTSNAANATGTGSTTTTAGNNIAPGGGSSVYGSYSAYGTTPAGIGSTGTNVNQPSTAAAAATASSVADSFKGYGKELKSPVDFYDQYKQPASQESDYNSSMSPSTNPNSPYHNPASSPYQQQPNSPSCYQQQQQQQPQASSSSPYGHQPSSIASPASSVGPLSPYNAPAVPHSPATGQTTPSSVSGHSPYNPGQGQSPYHTNQAPSTASTSPSTGTAVGGAAASGGQPKLQSKPNTPLHQSPNSPFSQSNQSSPYSQQDPNSPYSSQGGQLSPFQPMSPKPQQPAAPSAAGNTSNSNANNAIKLAPPIITPQQAAAAAGVILPPESPAHSQATTAATIGVHQAQNLTGSGGSTGTGNNSSAPSSTPGTTIASTPMQLNSHQSPWTAHHNQYNPYLNHPGETAGGAGSMSSSLPPAPAHMPPSQQGHLSNVHTHPSPAHTQHQQHQHQQHQQHQQQQQQQQQQQHLLQHHQQQQQHQQSHQQQHQANHQQTPHGHHLATTQQQQQSHLGNLLMGSNNNPYTSTYGRPYDLNSASASNTSSSASAAAAATVGGSGTTATSSNIDHHHAPPHHSQQQQQQHLHHQQHQQQHSAQHHQQHPSLSGISNKNSPSTASITNTSKVPEMINLGYSEPDTNSSKPAQDVPMNMESSGGLGKEKADGTKDNKHLQQQQQQQQQQHQSFDHHMGMSYGNPMDISISKSKAFDMFNRAATMNFPRGFGAPSIHQPAPAGNVGANSTGGYDHHRSLSQAANMNKAHDMSGGGAGTAAASVSTAPTGYTMQPAGGKPANQHPADQLHLPRYDQRSPQHLQQQQQQQQQQQQHGATSASSGSSSQPSGSGNASADLSSAGGGYKSYGVPAPPASSASTSLMDPAIRNLTSLSSLYNPDPDRLLGGPGAPSATTAGGFYDKGMPSTAHMFGKNLSQPPVASSSAATTSALQQMFNNTMAATTMAAYNANREQPNVGSYVPSPNYHHPQQHQQRTDMMNAANIQPQKMSHNANVPSASGGGAGNASVSSEPAPPPAKPKRSRKKKDQLAQEQAAAAAAAAAAAAAAAAQQQQQTLHQHAMHAAHQQQALGPHQGFPAYPGLKPSNSTSSGNGGAGGAGGGPPGMGSASSAPGAVGNPASSAETSAISLKTANIVPGSAFNFGPGPAGLGLPPGGLYGDTSASTYLEESYRNSQNPYYLPPSHRGTTAAGSGGTGTEADKLGNPIGSQATPPGSVAAAAAAAAVASVHGPPPPTAASPYHQFLASHHGTRPYQFMNQFDPLHQQYLRQEELRAQMMINQGLLGAPGAAPPGAYGQPGYHHPAIGMHKPYDAMNSMNRSPFL; from the exons ATCTCGATCGAATTCCGTCACAAGTATAGTTTCGCCAACCGCAAGCTCCCCAGACGAGGCATCCCTTCTCACGcgtgattttatttttcagccaCGAAAAGAAAACGCGTTCCGTAGTAGAGCAAATAGTCCGTACCTTTATGACAGCGCCACTAATTTGAGCGGTTCCACTTCTCCGTCAGTAGGTCCTCGGCTCGGGAGGGCCAGGCTGTACAGCGCCGCAGCACGTCGTAGCGCAACGGGAAGCGTATCGCCAACGTCGCTAGCTCGCTCCAGCTCTGTCGAATCGTACGCCCGGAGCGAAAGAAgttacaccagcagcagccgaagtAGATCGGTTGAAAGCGACGGTGGTCACCACGCGACGGCGGACGCTGCGATCTACAACGATTCGTACTACATTGTAAGCCGGCGCGAGGACAGCGAAAGTGTGCACAGCTTCAGTGACACCGAGGCCGAAAATAACATCAACAGTGGCAATACCGACACGAACAgcaaacaacaccaccaccaccagctggtGGAACAGTCGGAACCGGCTGTCATCAAGCCACTGTgtcagcagcggcagcaaacgAAAGCGGAACAAAAAGCGGAACGGCGTCCCGTTCGGGCGGTAAGCGCGGAGGTAGAGAAATTGTTGCGCTTCAATCAAATCATGGCTCCGACAGCGACGAAACTGCCTGGCCGTCAAACGAACAACTCTCTGTCGTCCGTCACCGGGCCCGTGATATTGCCATTCAGCGAAGGGCCGGCTGCTAAGGGCGCCACACCCAATGGCGGTAACAGCGGCGGCAAAGGAAGTGACGCTGCCGCGTCGGCCACAAATCAGGGCCGTAAGAAGAAGGGCAAGTCAACGAATGT CTTTACTGAAACCGACGAGGTCCTGCAGATCGGTATGCACAAGGTGCTGGAAAGCATCAAGAACCACGACGATGCCTGGCCATTTATGGATCCGGTCGATGAGGACATTGCGCCGAAGTACTACTCGATCATACGAAG GCCTATGGATCTGCAAAAGATGGAGGAAAAGCTAGACAACGGGGAGTACATGATTTTCAGTGACTTTCAAAACGATTTTAAGTTGATCGTCAACAACTGCCGGCTATATAATGGTCAAGCAAATG AATACACCGAAATGGTCAACAACCTTCAGATTGCGTTTGAACGTGCCAGGAAGAAATACTTCGACGAGAACTCATCGGACGAGGAACTGATGAGCCACGAGTATCCGGATGTGAGTCGCGCGAATGCTGCGTTCAAGGAAAAACCGTCCTCAAAGGACAGCATCAAATCAACCTCCTCCGATGCAATGAACGGCCGTGGACAGCCGCACAGCAAAGGCACGCCGAAGGACACCGGCAAGAGAGAGGCCGGCAGCAAGGACAGGTCGAAGAAAGGCGGCGGCTCCGGTGGCAATGGCAATAATAACATAAGTGCAAagtcaagcagcagcagctccaatGCAAACTCCAAAGATAacagtgatggtggtggtgattcgCCGTCCCTCCAAGGGAAGGACAAACCGTGCAAAGAATCGAAAGCAAAGTCGGTGAAAAGTGGTACAAGTGCCGGGAGCGACAAAAAAGGTGGCAAAAATGTGAcaagcgaaaaaaaggaaccgtCCGCgccggcggctggtggaaccggttcaaaaaagaacaaagcaaacaaacagcagccgGAGGTGGACTCGGAACCGGAACCAGACCCGGAACCGCCGGAAAAGGATAAAAGTGCATCGCGAGTGAACAACAAAACTGTAAAACGCAAGCgcaaggagaaggagaaaggTGATAAAGTGAAAAGCAAGAAACTAAAAACCGAAGCAAGTGATCATAGTGATGGGGAGGATGGGCTGCAGCGGGACGAAGATAGGGTGAATGTCAAAAGTGAAGAAGAGCCCGATTGGTGCGAACCCGAACGGAAACGGTACAAAAAGGATCATCATGGTGATGTGGAAGAGGACGAACCTGCAACGACACCGTTACAGGCAGGAGATGGTAGTGGTATGCGGTTGGCGGGTGGTAAAATGGATGATCtgaaggaggagcaggaggaggaagatTTTCCAGTGTACGAGAGCAAGAAGAAGGCGGCGGTGAAAGCGCTGcaggaaaaagagaaaaagaaaaacagttcTAAAGTgaagaaagaggaaaagaaggTGAACAAACCGCCCAAGGGTGGCAAGGGGAAGGATGCAAAGCGTGAATCGTTTTCGCCGGTACGGCAACGTTCAATGTCGCGAACGCCCAGCCCATCGCAGGAGAATTCGTCGCCCTTCTCGAAACAGTCACCGCATGGGTCGTTGAGCCCCAAGAAAAAAGAATGCACGTCGTCCGATGTCGGTGGGGGTGTGGTGGAAAAAACGGGGtccaaaaaagggaaggatAAGAGTGGGTCGGAAGCCGATGGGAAACAGCATAAGAAGGGGAGCAGCGCGGTCAAGGCCGGAGCGGGTATTTCGGTTGCGAAGCTGGACAAAAAGACGAAAAAATCCGGCGCCCTTGCGTCTGCCAGCAAGGGTGGTGGCAAGGGCCGGCAAAAGAAAGCGGGTGGCAAACAGAAAAGCTCCCCCGTAGAGCGTGTCGACGAAGGGTCCGAGTGTGAGGAAGAAGCGGACCACAATGCACGACACGAACCGGGCCCGATGGATACTAATGGGGAGCGAAACGATGAAGCAAGCGATATGAGCGACTTTGAGGACATTGACAATATGCGCGTGAAGCCTCACGACACCAGCATcgaagaggaggaagacggtggtggtggcgagcGGGAGCCGGCGGCGAAAAAGTCGTCCGACaaatcaaaaaacaaaaagaacaaaaccagCAAGAAGAATGTGGGGAAAGCTGGCGGTGCTGGGGGCGAGCATCATCGCGCTAAAAAGAGCGGCGGAAGCAAGAGCAAGCAGAaggggaaagataaaaagatgGACAAAAAATCGCACAAGCGCGATAAGGCTGGTAAGGGCAAGAAGAAGTCCAAATCCTCCAGCGACGATCGTGCGCACGGGGACGATCGCGAAGCAACGTCGAGCGGTGGTGAGGATGAAGAAGGCGCGGATGGAGGAGAGGGAAGAGTTGAATACCTCGGAGATGCGTCAAAAAGTGCCTCAAAGCCGATGCAAAAGCAGTCCAGGGACTCACGCCTTGCCGCTGCAACGCGATCAATGTCACGTTCGCCCAGCCCGGCCCGTTCGTACTGCTCTGACGGTCGCTCGGCACGCGACAGTGGCGAGGGGGAAGACGACCTTCCAAAGCAAGCGCACGATTCCACGCTTCCACCGACCCGATCGATCACTCCCGATATCAAGGATAAGTTTGATCTCATCAAAGAACGCCGGAATAGGGCGGCCGCGGCGGCTGCAGCAGCGGccgaaagcaaagcaaaggccAAGCAGGCCAaagcgaagggaaaggaagcaGGTAGCTCGGGAAAGAAGGGCAAATCGTCGACCAAGGGAGGAGGAGGTAGCAACCGTGGCCAGAAGCATGCGGTGGAAGAAGACAGCAGTGTCAATGCAAGTGCCTCACCATCAAGCGCTGGTgccaaacagcagcagaaaaagcacCAGCACGTTTGCGACCCAGAAGACGGCAGCAAGCCTTCCAGTGAAAGTAAATCATCCAGCAAAGGCACCACCAGTGGTGGTGGCTcgaaggggaagaaaaatcGCGATAAATCGACGGCTAATGGTGGCGAGTCTTCCAACGCGAAACCGGGCGACAAAAAACACTCACGCCCAGGTGCTGCTTCAGCTGACAGCACGAAGAAGGTGGACCGAAGCAACGAGTACGACTTCGTTGACGATGGCCCCGACACAAAGCTGGACAAGAACCACGCGAAGTCAGCCCTTGCTGCCAGCGGTGGTTCTTCCAAGGCGGGCAAAAAGTCAACGTCGGCGACAGCAACTGCGGCCGGACCGACGGGTTCAACCGCTCAGAGACATCCTAAAGCGAATTCAAAAACCATACCGCCACCAACGGGAAAAACGTCCAAAACGCCCGCTACGGCagcgggcggtggtggtggtagtgcggCTGGTGCAAACATGGAGGAGCTAGAGCTGGAAACCGAGCAGACACTGAAAGACATTAACAAATGGCTGGAAAACACGCCccggtttcccgagtacagcTCGGCCAGCAACTCGCCGTCGCGCTACATCATGGACGATTTCGACACGGTGCCGGTGAAGATCGAACCGGCCGACTTCCGCAAACCGATTCCCCTGTCGCAGCTGCCGGCGGCGAACGAAGCGGCCGCCAGCCCGCTACGTGGAGCAAGTCCCGGGCTGGCGACCATCGCAGCACCGCCGAAAGCATTCTCCCCTAGGTCGGCAGCCAGCTCAAAGGAGCCCAGTGGCACTGCAGCTGGCGCCGGCAAACAAGCGACCGGCAGCACGACGCCATCCGCCTCACACGCGAAAGACGCCTCCAAAGGTGAACCGGCGGGTTCCGATTCGGCCGGTGCACTAAAAGATTCTACCAACAGCACCGCTGCCGCAACGGGCAGCAAACCCGCCGGGCCGACGAGTCACACACTGTTGGGCCCTCCGCCGATCATACCGCCGCACTCGCAGAAAAAGGAACCCAAAGAACCGAAGCGAAAGTCGCTGAAGGAAAAGCTCTGCCAGCTGGGTGCGGGTGGGCGAAAGCGCGATTTGCACCATCATCGCACCACGATCGACCGGTTGCAGCCGGGCAAGGCCAAGGGCAACCTCATCGGGACGATCCAGAATCTCAACAAGCCGGACGAATTGTTCCCGCTCGGCGCGGGTGGCGGTGCTGGCGCGGGAGGCAGCGGTGCGGCCGGCAGCGGTGCCCTGAACAAGGTGAAGGAGGTGAAGAACTCGCTGATCGTGAAGACGGACGAGTCGAAGCCGAAGCTAAGCCTCGGTACCGTGCTTAATACGGAAGGGTTCGGTATCGTGCAGCAGCACAACTTTgccgacgacgaggacgatcCGAAGCGTAGCTCCTCGTTGCTGAAGAAGGACGAGGACGCTGAGGAGGACGAACTGCTGATCGGTACCGCAGCGATCGGTGCTGTAAAGCCCTTAATAAGTGCGTTGAAAACTGCAGCACTAGCGATCACCGGTGGAAGCTCTCCCGCCGGTAGCCGGGAGGGAGGATCGCTCTCGAAAAAGGATGAACCTAGCAACACCACGGCCGCGGGTGAGAAACCGGAACCGGCCAGCGATCTGGCGGTGGCCGGAGAGTCCAAAAGCAGCACCGTTTCGTCGGCAGCGGACAAGTTGTTCTCGCTGGAGGATGGAAAGCCGGGCAAAGCGGAGGAAGCGGCTGGAAAGGACGCGCTCAAAGGCAAGGATAAACCGTCCGCCACGCCCAACCTGAACGCATGGATCAAGGCGTTCGGTGCGCCGAAAAAGCCGAAGAAATCGGACGACACCGATGAGCCCGGCAAAGCGTCGCCGGCCAGCGATAAGAGCAAGCCGAACGAGAACACCTCCACCCACCCTTCGTCGAACGAATCGTCCAGCGGCATTGGCAGCCTGCCGACCATTCCCGGCAGTCTGGAAAGTCCCAGCTATCCCACGCTGCCAACCGTACCGCGGCAGCGAAAGGCCAGCACCGGGAGCACGGTTAGCGAGCGGTCCTCGTACAGCCAAGATCCGGACAGTCCCCGCATCGGTATCGACGAACGGCTCGGAGCGTATCCCGCCCCGTACCCGAGCCCGATCGGGGCGTCACCGATCATGACGTCGCCCAAGCTGGACGACACGCAGAAGAGCCCGTACCATCCACTGAACGGTGCGATCAAGGTCGGGTTCTATCAGGACACCACGCAGAAGAGCAGCCCGGAAAAGAGTTGCAGTCCGCGGGATCTACCCTCGCCGTATCCGCAGTACTCGCAGCATCTGTACACGTCCAACGCTGCGAACGCTACAGGTACCGGTAGTACTACCACAACCGCCGGGAACAATATTGCCCCCGGCGGAGGTTCCTCGGTGTACGGCAGCTATTCTGCGTATGGGACTACACCTGCTGGTATCGGGTCCACCGGTACAAACGTTAACCAGCCTAgtacagcagcggcagcagctacGGCAAGCAGTGTGGCCGACAGTTTCAAAGGTTACGGCAAAGAGCTTAAATCACCGGTCGATTTTTACGACCAGTACAAACAGCCAGCCTCGCAGGAGTCGGACTACAACTCGTCGATGAGCCCCAGTACAAATCCCAACTCTCCATATCACAACCCGGCATCATCGccgtaccagcagcagccgaactCGCCCTCCtgctaccagcagcagcagcagcagcagccgcaagcgtcctcctcctccccgtACGGGCATCAACCGTCGTCGATTGCGTCGCCCGCCTCGTCGGTGGGTCCGCTGTCGCCGTATAATGCGCCGGCGGTACCGCACAGTCCGGCTACTGGACAGACCACGCCCTCGAGCGTCAGTGGCCACTCGCCGTACAACCCGGGCCAGGGGCAATCGCCCTACCACACCAATCAGGCCCCGTCGACGGCCTCGACGTCGCCATCGACCGGTACAGCGGTGGGCGGTGCTGCTGCCAGTGGTGGTCAACCTAAGCTGCAGTCGAAACCAAATACGCCGCTGCACCAAAGCCCCAACTCACCGTTCTCACAGTCAAACCAAAGCTCGCCCTACTCACAGCAGGATCCCAACTCGCCCTACTCCTCCCAAGGTGGCCAGCTCTCGCCGTTCCAGCCGATGTCCCCGAAACCCCAGCAGCCGGCTGCTCCGTCCGCTGCCGgcaacaccagcaacagcaacgccaACAATGCGATTAAGCTCGCTCCCCCGATCATCACACCGCAGCaggccgccgctgccgctggcGTGATACTTCCACCCGAATCTCCCGCCCATTCGCAAGCGACGACGGCCGCGACGATCGGTGTGCATCAGGCACAAAACCTGACCGGATCGGGTGGCAGTACGGGCACGGGCAACAACAGTTCTGCCCCCTCCAGCACGCCGGGAACGACGATCGCGTCCACACCGATGCAGCTGAACTCGCACCAATCGCCCTGGACGGCGCACCACAATCAGTACAACCCGTACCTGAACCATCCGGGCGAAACGGCCGGTGGGGCGGGCAGCATGTCGTCCTCGTTGCCCCCAGCACCGGCTCATATGCCACCATCTCAGCAGGGTCATCTTAGCAACGTGCACACGCATCCATCGCCCGCCCACacgcagcaccaacagcaccaacaccagcagcatcagcagcaccagcagcagcagcaacagcaacagcagcaacagcatctactgcaacaccaccaacaacagcagcaacaccagcaaagtcatcaacagcaacaccaaGCAAATCATCAGCAAACGCCACACGGACATCATCTAGCGacgacacagcagcagcagcaaagccaTCTTGGCAATCTACTGATGGGATCCAACAACAACCCCTACACTTCCACGTACGGTCGGCCGTACGATCTCAATTCGGCGTCGGCATCCAACACATCGTCAtcagcttcagcagcagcagcagcaacggtggGCGGATCGGGAACGACCGCGACATCATCCAACATTGATCACCATCATGCGCCGCCACATCAttcccagcagcaacagcagcagcatcttcaccatcagcaacaccaacagcagcattCGGCGcagcatcatcaacagcaTCCGAGTTTAAGTGGCATCAGCAACAAGAACAGCCCTAGCACGGCCTCAATCACCAACACTTCGAAAGTACCTGAAATGATCAACCTAGGCTATAGCGAACCTGATACCAATAGCAGCAAACCGGCGCAGGACGTTCCAATGAATATGGAATCTTCGGGTGGTTTGGGCAAGGAGAAAGCAGACGGTACGAAGGACAACAAAcatttgcagcagcaacaacaacaacaacaacaacaacaccaatcTTTCGATCATCATATGGGCATGAGTTACGGAAATCCGATGGATATTTCCATCAGCAAATCGAAGGCGTTCGATATGTTTAATCGTGCGGCGACGATGAATTTCCCGCGCGGGTTCGGTGCTCCGAGCATCCATCAGCCGGCACCCGCTGGCAACGTTGGGGCCAACAGCACCGGCGGCTACGATCATCACCGCTCGTTGTCACAGGCGGCCAACATGAACAAGGCGCACGATATGAGCGGTGGTGGAGCAGGTACGGCGGCGGCTAGCGTGTCCACCGCACCAACCGGCTACACCATGCAGCCGGCGGGCGGGAAACCTGCCAATCAACACCCAGCGGACCAGCTGCATCTGCCCCGCTACGATCAACGCAGTCCGCAACatttgcaacagcagcagcagcagcagcaacaacagcaacagcacggTGCAACATCCGCTTCCTCCGGGTCATCATCGCAACCAAGCGGCAGTGGCAACGCGTCGGCAGATCTCAGCAGCGCGGGTGGCGGCTACAAATCATACGGTGTACCGGCCCCTCCAGCCTCTTCCGCGTCGACTTCGCTGATGGACCCGGCAATACGCAATCTCACCTCCCTGTCCTCCCTCTACAACCCGGACCCGGACCGACTGCTCGGTGGTCCCGGTGCGCCATCCGCGACCACAGCCGGCGGCTTCTACGACAAAGGTATGCCGTCGACTGCGCACATGTTTGGCAAAAACCTGTCCCAGCCGCCGGTCGCGTCCTCCTCTGCTGCCACCACGTCGGCCCTGCAGCAGAtgttcaacaacaccatggcGGCCACCACGATGGCAGCGTACAACGCCAACCGGGAGCAGCCGAACGTTGGCTCCTACGTGCCATCGCCCAACTATCACCatccgcagcagcatcagcagcggaCCGACATGATGAATGCAGCCAACATCCAGCCGCAAAAGATGTCCCACAATGCCAACGTACCGTCGGCGTCGGGCGGCGGTGCCGGTAATGCGTCGGTCAGCAGTGAACCTGCGCCGCCACCGGCCAAACCCAAACGCTCGCGGAAAAAGAAGGACCAGCTAGCGCAGGAAcaggcagcggcggcggcggcagcagcggcggcagcggcagcggcagcagcccaacagcagcagcaaacgctgCATCAGCACGCAATGCATGCCgcccatcagcagcaggcgcTCGGTCCCCATCAAGGATTCCCCGCCTACCCTGGGCTAAAACCATCCAACTCTACCTCCTCCGGCAATGGTGGTGCGGGTGGTGCTGGCGGTGGTCCACCCGGCATGGGTTCGGCTTCCTCTGCGCCCGGTGCCGTTGGGAATCCGGCGAGCAGCGCGGAAACGTCCGCCATCTCGCTGAAAACGGCCAACATCGTTCCCGGCAGCGCGTTCAACTTTGGCCCCGGGCCGGCCGGGCTCGGTCTACCACCGGGTGGCCTTTACGGTGACACGTCTGCCAGCACGTACCTGGAGGAGTCGTACCGCAACTCCCAAAATCCGTACTACCTCCCGCCCAGCCATCGGGGCACAACGGCGGCGGGCTCGGGTGGCACCGGTACCGAGGCCGACAAGCTTGGCAACCCGATCGGCTCCCAGGCTACCCCGCCCGGGTCGGTAGCGGCGGCCGCCGCGGCCGCTGCCGTTGCCTCCGTGCACGGCCCACCGCCACCGACCGCTGCCTCGCCGTACCATCAGTTCCTGGCTTCGCATCACGGCACACGCCCGTACCAGTTCATGAACCAGTTTGATCCACTACACCAACAGTACCTGCGACAGGAGGAGCTTCGGGCACAGATGATGATCAACCAGGGGCTTCTGGGCGCGCCGGGTGCCGCTCCGCCCGGTGCGTACGGACAGCCCGGTTACCATCATCCCGCGATCGGTATGCACAAACCGTACGACGCGATGAACAGCATGAACCGCTCGCCCTTCCTATAA